Proteins encoded within one genomic window of Lysinibacillus louembei:
- the purK gene encoding 5-(carboxyamino)imidazole ribonucleotide synthase, producing MTKVIYPGQTIGIIGGGQLGRMMALAAKEAGFKIAVLEPAMDSPCGQVADIRIVAAYDDEAALEELAEVSDVITYEFENIDYEGLKRLTQIAYVPQGAELVRITQNRVTEKAAIVEAGCPVAPYVVAESYEELVAQIDTIGYPCIVKTARGGYDGKGQQLLKSADDLLLVKGLFEHSVCIAEGFVPFEKEISVIVQRNGQGQTCCLPVGENIHVHHILHETIVPARIAETTYEKATEAATKIADSLKLVGTLAVEMFVLENGELVINELAPRPHNSGHYSIEACNISQFGQHIRAVCGWPLRQPKLWAPTVSINILGQHVIPLTNSIAKYPDWSVHLYGKSEAKVNRKMGHVTIMTESIETTLQQIQNSGIWSE from the coding sequence GTGACGAAAGTTATTTATCCAGGGCAAACAATCGGCATTATTGGTGGCGGTCAATTAGGGCGTATGATGGCTTTAGCAGCAAAGGAAGCAGGCTTTAAAATTGCTGTTTTAGAGCCTGCAATGGATTCACCATGTGGACAAGTTGCTGATATTAGAATTGTAGCGGCATATGATGATGAAGCAGCATTGGAAGAATTAGCGGAAGTGAGCGATGTTATCACATATGAATTTGAAAATATTGATTATGAAGGCTTAAAGCGATTAACGCAAATTGCTTATGTGCCACAAGGTGCGGAGCTTGTACGTATTACCCAAAACCGCGTAACGGAAAAGGCAGCAATTGTGGAGGCAGGTTGTCCTGTAGCACCTTATGTTGTAGCAGAAAGCTACGAAGAGCTTGTGGCGCAAATTGATACAATCGGTTATCCGTGCATCGTGAAAACAGCGCGCGGGGGCTATGATGGAAAAGGACAACAGCTTTTAAAATCAGCAGACGATTTATTATTAGTGAAAGGATTATTTGAACATTCTGTATGTATTGCAGAAGGCTTTGTTCCTTTTGAAAAAGAAATCTCAGTCATTGTGCAACGCAATGGGCAAGGACAAACGTGCTGCTTACCTGTTGGTGAAAATATTCATGTGCATCATATTTTACATGAAACGATTGTACCAGCACGCATTGCAGAAACGACTTATGAAAAAGCGACAGAAGCAGCGACAAAAATTGCTGATTCTTTAAAGCTAGTTGGTACATTGGCTGTGGAAATGTTTGTTTTAGAAAATGGCGAGCTGGTCATTAATGAGCTAGCACCAAGACCGCATAATTCAGGGCATTATTCAATTGAGGCGTGTAATATTTCGCAATTTGGACAACATATTCGTGCGGTATGTGGTTGGCCATTACGTCAGCCGAAGCTATGGGCACCAACCGTTTCAATTAATATTTTAGGGCAGCATGTCATTCCATTAACAAATTCAATTGCGAAATATCCAGATTGGTCTGTGCATCTTTATGGAAAATCAGAAGCAAAAGTGAATCGTAAAATGGGGCATGTTACAATTATGACAGAGTCGATTGAGACGACACTACAGCAAATTCAAAACTCTGGCATTTGGTCAGAATAA
- the purE gene encoding 5-(carboxyamino)imidazole ribonucleotide mutase: MSPKIGVIMGSSSDWETMKHACDILEELQVPYEKQVVSAHRTPDLMFEYAEAARGRGIQVIIAGAGGAAHLPGMVAAKTTLPVIGVPVQSKALNGLDSLLSIVQMPGGVPVATVAIGKAGATNAGLLAAQILSTTDTELAERLEKRRETIKAQVLESTGELQ; the protein is encoded by the coding sequence ATGAGTCCTAAAATTGGCGTTATTATGGGAAGTTCTAGCGATTGGGAAACGATGAAGCATGCATGCGATATATTGGAAGAGCTACAAGTGCCTTATGAAAAACAAGTAGTGTCAGCACATCGTACACCTGATTTAATGTTTGAGTATGCAGAGGCAGCACGAGGACGCGGCATTCAAGTAATTATTGCAGGTGCTGGAGGTGCAGCACATTTACCAGGGATGGTAGCGGCAAAAACAACATTGCCAGTAATCGGCGTTCCAGTGCAATCAAAAGCATTAAACGGTTTAGATTCTTTATTATCCATCGTTCAAATGCCGGGTGGTGTGCCTGTTGCAACGGTAGCGATTGGTAAAGCTGGTGCAACGAATGCAGGCTTATTAGCGGCACAAATTTTATCTACAACAGATACAGAGCTTGCAGAGCGTTTGGAAAAACGTCGTGAAACAATTAAAGCACAAGTGTTAGAAAGCACAGGTGAACTACAGTGA
- a CDS encoding NETI motif-containing protein: protein MSKKQVWYEVQEDETIEQCLQRMSEDGYSVCGRKEEPLFHLVDGEPTYLRQKIQFKGILREE, encoded by the coding sequence TTGTCAAAGAAACAAGTTTGGTATGAGGTACAGGAGGATGAAACGATTGAGCAATGTCTACAGAGAATGAGCGAGGATGGTTATTCTGTATGTGGGCGGAAAGAGGAGCCTTTGTTTCATTTAGTGGATGGTGAACCTACGTACTTGCGCCAAAAAATACAATTTAAAGGTATACTACGAGAAGAATAG
- the purB gene encoding adenylosuccinate lyase produces MIERYTRPEMGAIWTEQNKYQAWLEVEILACEAWAEIGDIPTEDVAKIRANASFDVNRILEIEEETRHDVVAFTRAVSETLGEERKWVHYGLTSTDVVDTALSYLIKQANDILRKDLHNFIDIIAEKAKEHKYTVMMGRTHGVHAEPTTFGLKLALWHEEMKRNLERFEAAAKIIETGKMSGAVGTYANIDPRVEQYVCDKLGLAAAPISTQTLQRDRHAQYFATLSLIATSVEKFATEVRGLQKSEQREVEEAFGKGQKGSSAMPHKRNPIGSENMTGMARLMRGYMLTAYENVALWHERDISHSSAERVIIPDATITLNYMLNRFGNIVKNLTVFPENMKRNMDRTFGLIYSQRILLALIDKGLAREEAYDTVQPLTARAWDEQTAFRPLVEASDKITAHLSPAEIDDCFDYNYHIQHVDMIFERLGLN; encoded by the coding sequence ATGATTGAACGTTACACAAGACCAGAAATGGGCGCAATTTGGACAGAACAAAACAAATACCAAGCATGGTTAGAAGTCGAGATTTTAGCATGTGAAGCATGGGCTGAAATCGGTGATATTCCAACAGAGGATGTAGCGAAAATTCGCGCAAATGCTTCATTTGATGTCAACCGCATTTTGGAAATTGAAGAAGAAACGCGCCATGATGTAGTAGCGTTCACACGTGCTGTATCTGAAACGCTTGGTGAAGAGCGCAAATGGGTACATTATGGACTGACTTCAACAGATGTTGTAGATACAGCACTTTCTTATTTAATTAAACAGGCCAACGACATTTTACGTAAAGATTTACACAACTTTATTGACATTATTGCTGAAAAGGCAAAAGAGCATAAATACACGGTAATGATGGGACGTACACATGGTGTCCATGCGGAGCCAACGACATTTGGCTTGAAGCTTGCGCTATGGCATGAGGAAATGAAACGTAATTTGGAACGCTTTGAGGCTGCGGCGAAAATTATCGAAACAGGTAAAATGAGCGGGGCTGTTGGCACATATGCCAATATTGATCCTCGTGTAGAGCAATATGTGTGTGACAAGCTAGGATTAGCGGCTGCACCAATTTCAACACAAACATTACAGCGCGACCGTCATGCACAATATTTCGCAACGCTATCATTAATTGCTACATCAGTTGAAAAGTTTGCGACAGAGGTGCGTGGCTTACAAAAATCAGAGCAGCGTGAAGTAGAGGAAGCGTTTGGCAAAGGACAAAAAGGCTCATCAGCAATGCCACATAAACGCAATCCAATCGGCTCAGAAAATATGACAGGGATGGCAAGATTAATGCGCGGCTATATGCTAACGGCTTATGAAAATGTAGCACTATGGCATGAGCGTGATATTTCCCATTCATCTGCGGAACGCGTTATTATCCCAGATGCAACTATTACATTGAACTATATGTTAAACCGTTTTGGTAATATTGTGAAAAACTTAACGGTATTCCCTGAAAATATGAAGCGCAACATGGATCGCACATTTGGTCTTATTTATTCACAGCGCATTTTATTAGCTTTGATTGATAAAGGTTTAGCACGTGAAGAAGCATATGATACAGTGCAGCCATTAACAGCGCGCGCATGGGATGAGCAAACGGCATTCCGCCCATTAGTAGAAGCGAGCGACAAAATCACAGCGCATTTATCGCCAGCAGAAATTGATGATTGCTTTGACTATAACTATCATATTCAACATGTTGATATGATTTTTGAACGATTAGGCTTAAATTAA
- a CDS encoding DUF5301 domain-containing protein: MKRKIMASCILIVCVVTVITGVSYIPQKLIKIDAKDVVKIEMTNGHTGQHVEITNREQISQLLTSLSKLTIQKEQSAKDLKGYHYSLKLYTEKGKGQQFTMTEPNTIIYNKALYKIKGSSIDVAYLERLF, encoded by the coding sequence ATGAAACGGAAAATAATGGCGAGTTGTATATTAATTGTATGTGTTGTGACAGTGATAACTGGTGTTTCTTATATTCCGCAAAAGCTAATCAAGATTGATGCAAAAGACGTGGTGAAAATCGAAATGACAAATGGTCATACAGGGCAACATGTAGAAATTACGAATCGAGAGCAAATTTCACAGCTGTTAACAAGCTTGAGCAAGCTTACAATACAAAAGGAGCAATCTGCAAAAGATTTAAAGGGATATCATTATTCATTAAAGCTTTATACAGAAAAAGGTAAAGGGCAACAATTTACAATGACTGAACCTAATACAATCATTTATAACAAGGCACTTTATAAAATAAAAGGAAGCTCCATTGATGTGGCATATCTCGAACGCTTATTTTGA